The following coding sequences lie in one Tepidimicrobium xylanilyticum genomic window:
- a CDS encoding LexA family protein, with protein MLNEKESKLFDAIVKYIDENGFSPSIRELSEIVGFKSTSTVHRYLSRLEQKGYIERKEKSPRALRVIQDA; from the coding sequence ATGCTAAATGAAAAAGAATCTAAACTATTTGATGCTATCGTAAAATACATAGATGAAAATGGATTTAGTCCTTCTATAAGAGAGTTAAGTGAAATTGTAGGTTTTAAGTCCACAAGTACAGTTCATAGATATTTAAGCAGGTTAGAGCAAAAAGGATATATTGAAAGAAAAGAAAAAAGTCCGAGAGCATTGAGAGTAATACAAGATGCATAG